A single genomic interval of Clostridium facile harbors:
- a CDS encoding AAA family ATPase has product MENQTTILHRILDNIEQVIVGKRESVEMVLMALLCDSHVLIEDIPGVGKTSLARALAKSIDCSFHRIQFTPDILPSDITGFSIYNQQSGQFEYRDGAVMSNIVLADEINRTSPKTQSSLLEVMAERQVTVDGTTRELPQPFMVIATQNPIEYLGTFPLPEAQLDRFFIRIKLGYPSLVQECEMLANFYEKNPLDDLTPVVTAEQLIKIQEEVKLVHINDNMIGYIVHLVSQTRRQEDVLLGASPRSSIALMRASQAWAYYNNRDYVIPDDVQKMAPYVLCHRIRLKQEAKSRKISVEMILQELIKKTAVPRS; this is encoded by the coding sequence ATGGAGAATCAAACAACTATTTTACATCGCATCCTAGATAACATCGAACAAGTGATTGTAGGGAAACGGGAATCCGTAGAGATGGTTTTAATGGCATTATTATGCGATAGCCATGTTTTAATTGAGGATATTCCTGGTGTAGGTAAAACCAGCCTTGCTCGGGCTTTAGCAAAGTCAATCGATTGTAGTTTCCATCGTATCCAGTTTACACCCGATATTTTACCATCTGATATTACAGGTTTTTCTATTTATAACCAGCAGTCTGGTCAATTCGAATACCGGGATGGAGCGGTAATGAGCAATATTGTGTTAGCGGATGAAATTAACCGTACATCGCCAAAAACCCAGTCCAGTTTATTGGAAGTAATGGCGGAACGCCAGGTTACTGTAGATGGGACAACGAGGGAATTACCTCAGCCTTTTATGGTAATTGCTACACAGAACCCCATCGAATATTTGGGGACATTCCCTTTGCCAGAAGCGCAATTGGATCGGTTTTTTATTAGAATTAAATTGGGGTATCCTTCTTTGGTACAAGAATGTGAGATGTTGGCAAATTTTTATGAAAAAAATCCATTAGATGACCTAACCCCTGTTGTAACAGCAGAACAACTGATAAAAATTCAGGAAGAGGTAAAACTGGTTCATATCAATGATAATATGATTGGATATATTGTTCATTTAGTGAGTCAGACCAGAAGGCAGGAAGATGTTTTGTTGGGTGCAAGCCCAAGAAGTTCTATTGCGTTAATGAGAGCCTCCCAAGCATGGGCGTACTATAATAACAGGGATTATGTGATACCGGATGATGTACAAAAAATGGCCCCTTATGTGTTATGCCATCGTATCCGGTTAAAACAGGAAGCCAAAAGTAGAAAAATCAGTGTAGAAATGATTTTGCAGGAATTAATCAAAAAGACAGCAGTACCAAGGAGTTAA